The genomic window TTCGTCCCATCGTCAATCATCGACCGGACAGTGTTGCGCCGGGCTGCCTTGCGCTATGCCGCGCACGGCTGGCCCATCACCCCTGGCTCCTTCATGACCGGGCCCCGGATCGACTGCGGTCGCCCCGGATGCCCGATAGCAAGCTGCCATCCGGCCCTTGAGAATTGGGCCGCTTCGGCAAGCGACGATCCCGCACGGATCGCCACGTGGTGGCGGCGCCTGCCGCACACCGTTCTGTTCACCACCGGATCGGTCTTCGACGTCCTGGAGGTGCCGGCCGCCATCGGCCGTAACGGCCCCGGCCGGGGCCCGGTAGCGGTGGCCGCCGCCGGGCG from Actinoplanes derwentensis includes these protein-coding regions:
- a CDS encoding bifunctional DNA primase/polymerase, with translation MQWTSRQPFVPSSIIDRTVLRRAALRYAAHGWPITPGSFMTGPRIDCGRPGCPIASCHPALENWAASASDDPARIATWWRRLPHTVLFTTGSVFDVLEVPAAIGRNGPGRGPVAVAAAGRWMFLVRPGSPLRPELANRLDVVLHGPGSWIPAPPSRLPEGPVRWETPPARGRWHLPHSEEVQERLAAAVGTGGPPVVARVPRQLSTARRAA